The following are encoded together in the Citrus sinensis cultivar Valencia sweet orange chromosome 1, DVS_A1.0, whole genome shotgun sequence genome:
- the LOC102624366 gene encoding uncharacterized protein LOC102624366 isoform X1 — MATETEAAAPALALADAEINWDRLDKTRFHIIGAILFTAQSALLHPTVVVKTRMQVAHSGVSQMRGLSVFRNILRNDGIPGIFRGFGTSAVGSMPGRVLCLTSLEVSKDMMLKYTEGVDMPEATRVGVANAVAGMLSNLVSCVYFVPLDVICQRLMVQGLPGTTYCNGPIDVVCKVIKSEGFRGLYRGFGLTALTQSPASALWWGAYGAAQHMIWRSLGYGDDMEKPSQSEMITVQASAGMVAGACSTVITTPIDTVKTRLQTMDNFGVGRPSVMKTIKALLKEDGWRGFYRGFGPRFLNMSLYGTTMIVTYELIKRLSIRQN, encoded by the exons ATGGCTACGGAAACAGAGGCCGCAGCTCCTGCGTTGGCTCTTGCTGACGCGGAAATCAATTGGGACAG GTTGGACAAGACAAGGTTTCATATTATTGGGGCTATTCTCTTTACTGCTCAGTCAGCACTGTTACATCCAACTGTGGTGGTAAAGACTAGAATGCAAGTTGCTCATTCTGGAGTTTCTCAAATGCGTGGACTATcggtatttagaaatatattaaGGAATGATGGAATTCCTGGAATTTTCCGAGGTTTTGGCACCTCTGCTGTGGGATCAATGCCTGGTAGGGTTCTGTGTTTGACATCCCTTGAAGTATCTAAGGATATGATGTTGAAATACACTGAAGGGGTAGACATGCCTGAAGCAACACGTGTGGGCGTTGCAAATGCGGTGGCAGGCATGTTGTCAAACTTAGTTTCTTGCGTATATTTTGTGCCTTTAGATGTG ATTTGCCAGAGATTAATGGTGCAAGGGCTTCCTGGGACTACATACTGTAATGGGCCAATTGATGTCGTGTGTAAAGTGATAAAAAGTGAAGGATTTCGTGGTTTGTATAGAGGCTTTGGACTAACAGCTCTTACCCAGTCACCGGCATCTGCACTTTGGTGGGGTGCCTATGGTGCTGCCCAACACATGATTTGGAG GAGCTTGGGCTATGGAGATGACATGGAGAAACCATCTCAATCTGAGATGATCACAGTTCAGGCCAGTGCAGGAATGGTTGCTGGAGCTTGTTCCACGGTAATCACTACTCCAATAGACACAGTAAAGACACGACTTCAG ACCATGGATAATTTTGGTGTTGGAAGACCATCGGTAATGAAGACGATAAAGGCACTCCTTAAGGAAGATGGATGGAGGGGCTTCTATAGAGGATTTGGACCTCGATTCTTGAATATGTCACTTTATGGGACTACAATGATAGTTACTTACGAATTGATAA AGAGATTATCAATCAggcaaaattga
- the LOC102624366 gene encoding uncharacterized protein LOC102624366 isoform X2: protein MATETEAAAPALALADAEINWDRLDKTRFHIIGAILFTAQSALLHPTVVVKTRMQVAHSGVSQMRGLSVFRNILRNDGIPGIFRGFGTSAVGSMPGRVLCLTSLEVSKDMMLKYTEGVDMPEATRVGVANAVAGMLSNLVSCVYFVPLDVICQRLMVQGLPGTTYCNGPIDVVCKVIKSEGFRGLYRGFGLTALTQSPASALWWGAYGAAQHMIWRSLGYGDDMEKPSQSEMITVQASAGMVAGACSTVITTPIDTVKTRLQSLYDVDHG from the exons ATGGCTACGGAAACAGAGGCCGCAGCTCCTGCGTTGGCTCTTGCTGACGCGGAAATCAATTGGGACAG GTTGGACAAGACAAGGTTTCATATTATTGGGGCTATTCTCTTTACTGCTCAGTCAGCACTGTTACATCCAACTGTGGTGGTAAAGACTAGAATGCAAGTTGCTCATTCTGGAGTTTCTCAAATGCGTGGACTATcggtatttagaaatatattaaGGAATGATGGAATTCCTGGAATTTTCCGAGGTTTTGGCACCTCTGCTGTGGGATCAATGCCTGGTAGGGTTCTGTGTTTGACATCCCTTGAAGTATCTAAGGATATGATGTTGAAATACACTGAAGGGGTAGACATGCCTGAAGCAACACGTGTGGGCGTTGCAAATGCGGTGGCAGGCATGTTGTCAAACTTAGTTTCTTGCGTATATTTTGTGCCTTTAGATGTG ATTTGCCAGAGATTAATGGTGCAAGGGCTTCCTGGGACTACATACTGTAATGGGCCAATTGATGTCGTGTGTAAAGTGATAAAAAGTGAAGGATTTCGTGGTTTGTATAGAGGCTTTGGACTAACAGCTCTTACCCAGTCACCGGCATCTGCACTTTGGTGGGGTGCCTATGGTGCTGCCCAACACATGATTTGGAG GAGCTTGGGCTATGGAGATGACATGGAGAAACCATCTCAATCTGAGATGATCACAGTTCAGGCCAGTGCAGGAATGGTTGCTGGAGCTTGTTCCACGGTAATCACTACTCCAATAGACACAGTAAAGACACGACTTCAG TCTCTCTATGATGTAGACCATGGATAA